A part of Amyelois transitella isolate CPQ chromosome 12, ilAmyTran1.1, whole genome shotgun sequence genomic DNA contains:
- the LOC106142092 gene encoding uncharacterized protein LOC106142092, producing MAPKVWTTFTAKKSNGSDVKLRIQDMPPERLEEVLNFFDDYYNQNNAFYKLLGVSKNPKAVQESIEGMRQMFKAAPTKIVICCMDNGDAKPEIVGATAAGVTTSKDNIDDFMNFNIKTKEVTELYALFFELMKLYDVFKGKNVDRYSDERGLAVSKDYGVAVLKELLNVRRKLCKELNVPLSAFWAMSTDQQNAAEADGWETAFEVTRDEVAKKLGVTITEDPATYRLVVGTAL from the exons ATGGCACCCAAAGTTTGGACTACATTTACCGCGAAAAAATCAAATGGAAGTGACGTCAAGTTGCGAATTCAGGACATGCCTCCCGAGAGGCTGGAAGAAGTCCTAAATTTCTTCGACGATTATTACAATCAAAATAatgcattttataaattacttg gaGTCTCAAAAAACCCCAAAGCAGTCCAGGAATCAATAGAAGGTATGAGGCAAATGTTCAAAGCGGCTCCCACTAAAATAGTTATTTGCTGTATGGACAATGGCGACGCCAAACCGGAGATAGTGGGAGCCACAGCCGCTGGAGTCACCACCAGTAAGGACAACATCGACGATTTCATGAATTTCAAT ATTAAAACTAAAGAGGTGACAGAACTGTACGCCCTATTTTTTGAATTGATGAAGTTGTACGACGTCTTCAAAGGGAAAAATGTCGATCGCTACTCTGATGAGAGGGGCTTAGCTGTAAGCAAGGATTACGGGGTTGCTGTACTCAAAGAGCTACTGAACGTGAG ACGCAAGCTGTGCAAAGAGCTGAACGTTCCGCTATCGGCGTTCTGGGCGATGTCTACCGATCAGCAGAATGCCGCCGAAGCTGATGGGTGGGAGACAGCCTTCGAAGTGACCCGCGACGAAGTTGCCAAGAAACTTGGAGTAACCATCACTGAAGATCCGGCAACGTACAGACTTGTTGTTGGAACagcattgtaa